In one window of Henckelia pumila isolate YLH828 chromosome 1, ASM3356847v2, whole genome shotgun sequence DNA:
- the LOC140875478 gene encoding aluminum-activated malate transporter 2-like isoform X1 translates to MATENQEKAGFPKNTWNWVKGLFSKVVTAVTNAAKDGKKLAEEDPRRVVHSLKVGLAITLVSLLYYFDDPLYDGFGVSAMWAVMTVVVVFEFSVGATLGKGVNRGIATLLGGALGVGAHRLASLSGDRIEPVFLGLSVFLIASVVTFMRFYPDLKARYDYGLMIIILTVSLICVSGYRDDEVLDMAYIRLSTVLIGGAASVFICVLIRPIWAGEDLHNLIAANIENLGIFLEGFGSEYFSSDEKNQEKKASLDEYKSVLNSKGTEESLVNFAKWEPRHGKFRYRQPWEQYLKIGASTRECAYRIEALSGYMNSEMQTPMEIRAKIQESCTKMSTECSCALGELSAAIKTMTQATTADVHVSNAKTASKNLKSLLKTSLWPDTDLVDIIPAATVASLLIEIVSCTAQMADLVHELASLSKYKCPDDATRQNQINKEKTLPRTYSIEGSHNFSVAVE, encoded by the exons ATGGCCACCGAGAATCAAGAAAAGGCTGGATTTCCAAAGAATACATGGAACTGGGTAAAGGGTTTATTCAGTAAGGTGGTAACTGCGGTGACTAATGCCGCAAAAGACGGCAAGAAACTGGCGGAGGAAGATCCAAGAAGGGTTGTTCATTCACTTAAAGTGGGATTGGCAATAACTTTAGTATCCTTACTTTATTATTTTGATGATCCTTTGTACGATGGTTTCGGTGTCTCTGCAATGTGGGCAGTCATGACTGTTGTTGTGGTCTTCGAATTTTCAGTAG GAGCAACACTTGGAAAAGGCGTAAACAGAGGGATTGCGACACTTTTGGGTGGTGCATTAGGTGTTGGAGCGCATCGCTTAGCAAGTCTTTCAGGGGACAGAATAGAGCCTGTTTTCCTAGGTCTATCTGTCTTCTTGATAG CTAGTGTGGTGACATTTATGAGATTTTATCCTGATTTGAAGGCAAGGTATGATTATGGGCTAATGATTATCATCCTCACAGTCAGTCTGATATGCGTTTCGGGATACCGGGACGATGAAGTTTTGGATATGGCATATATTCGACTATCCACGGTATTGATTGGTGGTGCTGCTTCGGTTTTCATTTGTGTATTGATAAGGCCAATTTGGGCTGGTGAAGATCTCCATAATCTCATTGCTGCTAATATTGAGAATCTTGGGATTTTCTTGGAAG GTTTCGGTAGCGAATACTTCTCGTCTGACGAAAAGAATCAAGAGAAGAAGGCATCACTTGATGAGTATAAGTCCGTTCTGAATTCAAAAGGCACTGAGGAATCACTG GTAAATTTTGCAAAATGGGAGCCAAGGCATGGTAAGTTTAGATACCGCCAACCGTGGGAGCAATACTTAAAGATCGGAGCCTCTACACGAGAGTGTGCCTACAGAATCGAAGCATTAAGTGGCTACATGAATTCAGAGATGCAG ACACCAATGGAAATCCGAGCAAAGATACAAGAATCATGCACGAAAATGAGCACAGAATGCAGCTGTGCTCTAGGCGAGCTATCAGCAGCAATCAAGACAATGACTCAGGCAACTACTGCTGATGTACACGTATCTAACGCCAAAACCGCATCTAAGAATCTGAAATCTTTACTCAAAACCAGCTTGTGGCCTGATACCGATCTTGTTGACATAATCCCTGCTGCAACAGTTGCTTCACTTCTCATAGAGATCGTCTCTTGCACGGCCCAGATGGCGGATTTGGTTCACGAGCTTGCGTCTTTGTCAAAATACAAGTGCCCTGATGATGCAACGAGGCAGAATCAAATTAACAAGGAGAAAACTTTACCAAGAACTTACAGTATTGAAGGATCCCATAATTTTAGCGTTGCAGTTGAGTGA
- the LOC140875478 gene encoding aluminum-activated malate transporter 2-like isoform X2 — translation MATENQEKAGFPKNTWNWVKGLFSKVVTAVTNAAKDGKKLAEEDPRRVVHSLKVGLAITLVSLLYYFDDPLYDGFGVSAMWAVMTVVVVFEFSVGATLGKGVNRGIATLLGGALGVGAHRLASLSGDRIEPVFLGLSVFLIASVVTFMRFYPDLKARPIWAGEDLHNLIAANIENLGIFLEGFGSEYFSSDEKNQEKKASLDEYKSVLNSKGTEESLVNFAKWEPRHGKFRYRQPWEQYLKIGASTRECAYRIEALSGYMNSEMQTPMEIRAKIQESCTKMSTECSCALGELSAAIKTMTQATTADVHVSNAKTASKNLKSLLKTSLWPDTDLVDIIPAATVASLLIEIVSCTAQMADLVHELASLSKYKCPDDATRQNQINKEKTLPRTYSIEGSHNFSVAVE, via the exons ATGGCCACCGAGAATCAAGAAAAGGCTGGATTTCCAAAGAATACATGGAACTGGGTAAAGGGTTTATTCAGTAAGGTGGTAACTGCGGTGACTAATGCCGCAAAAGACGGCAAGAAACTGGCGGAGGAAGATCCAAGAAGGGTTGTTCATTCACTTAAAGTGGGATTGGCAATAACTTTAGTATCCTTACTTTATTATTTTGATGATCCTTTGTACGATGGTTTCGGTGTCTCTGCAATGTGGGCAGTCATGACTGTTGTTGTGGTCTTCGAATTTTCAGTAG GAGCAACACTTGGAAAAGGCGTAAACAGAGGGATTGCGACACTTTTGGGTGGTGCATTAGGTGTTGGAGCGCATCGCTTAGCAAGTCTTTCAGGGGACAGAATAGAGCCTGTTTTCCTAGGTCTATCTGTCTTCTTGATAG CTAGTGTGGTGACATTTATGAGATTTTATCCTGATTTGAAGGCAAG GCCAATTTGGGCTGGTGAAGATCTCCATAATCTCATTGCTGCTAATATTGAGAATCTTGGGATTTTCTTGGAAG GTTTCGGTAGCGAATACTTCTCGTCTGACGAAAAGAATCAAGAGAAGAAGGCATCACTTGATGAGTATAAGTCCGTTCTGAATTCAAAAGGCACTGAGGAATCACTG GTAAATTTTGCAAAATGGGAGCCAAGGCATGGTAAGTTTAGATACCGCCAACCGTGGGAGCAATACTTAAAGATCGGAGCCTCTACACGAGAGTGTGCCTACAGAATCGAAGCATTAAGTGGCTACATGAATTCAGAGATGCAG ACACCAATGGAAATCCGAGCAAAGATACAAGAATCATGCACGAAAATGAGCACAGAATGCAGCTGTGCTCTAGGCGAGCTATCAGCAGCAATCAAGACAATGACTCAGGCAACTACTGCTGATGTACACGTATCTAACGCCAAAACCGCATCTAAGAATCTGAAATCTTTACTCAAAACCAGCTTGTGGCCTGATACCGATCTTGTTGACATAATCCCTGCTGCAACAGTTGCTTCACTTCTCATAGAGATCGTCTCTTGCACGGCCCAGATGGCGGATTTGGTTCACGAGCTTGCGTCTTTGTCAAAATACAAGTGCCCTGATGATGCAACGAGGCAGAATCAAATTAACAAGGAGAAAACTTTACCAAGAACTTACAGTATTGAAGGATCCCATAATTTTAGCGTTGCAGTTGAGTGA